In Candidatus Hydrogenedentota bacterium, the following proteins share a genomic window:
- a CDS encoding class I SAM-dependent methyltransferase codes for MTPYTYPGDELDLFVHATNWKSYWTSKVRPCLGADVLEVGAGTGSNTALLRGGMAGRWVCLEPDPALAARIQASPVLDGPARTVEVVTGTVEDLAPEVQFDTVLYIDVLEHIKEDAAELARAWGLLRPGGHLIVLAPAHPGLFSPFDEAVGHYRRYTCRSLAAVAPPDIPPGRFYYLDSAGVLASLANRLLLRSPAPVLGQIRFWDRWLVPLSRILDPALAFRVGKSVIGIWQVQASGPAFDQQDAENK; via the coding sequence ATGACGCCTTATACCTACCCTGGCGATGAGCTCGATCTCTTCGTCCATGCGACAAATTGGAAGTCCTACTGGACTTCCAAGGTTCGCCCCTGTCTTGGAGCGGATGTCCTCGAAGTAGGGGCGGGGACGGGGTCCAATACCGCCTTGTTGCGTGGCGGAATGGCGGGCCGCTGGGTGTGCCTGGAGCCGGATCCGGCGCTTGCCGCTCGAATTCAGGCCTCTCCGGTACTGGACGGGCCCGCCCGAACGGTCGAAGTGGTGACCGGCACCGTGGAAGACCTGGCCCCTGAAGTCCAATTCGACACGGTGCTCTATATCGACGTACTGGAGCACATTAAAGAAGATGCCGCCGAGTTGGCCCGCGCCTGGGGGCTGCTGCGGCCCGGCGGCCACTTGATTGTCCTCGCGCCGGCGCACCCCGGGCTTTTCTCGCCCTTTGACGAAGCGGTGGGGCACTATCGACGCTATACTTGCAGGAGTCTTGCCGCCGTCGCGCCGCCGGATATCCCGCCGGGTCGGTTCTACTACCTGGACTCGGCTGGCGTGCTGGCCTCGCTCGCCAATCGGCTGCTGCTCCGTTCGCCCGCACCCGTATTGGGGCAGATTCGTTTCTGGGATCGGTGGCTGGTTCCGCTGTCGCGCATCCTTGACCCCGCCTTGGCCTTTCGCGTGGGGAAATCGGTGATTGGGATCTGGCAGGTACAGGCTTCCGGCCCCGCCTTCGACCAGCAAGATGCTGAAAACAAATAA
- a CDS encoding TetR/AcrR family transcriptional regulator, with protein MARPREFDCQRALDAALRVFWEKGYEGATLDDLTTAMGINRPSLYGAFGNKEQLFRLVLERYANGPAAYVVAALAAPTARACAEAILRGAAELGTCPQNPGGCLAVHAALATGEDAETIRKALVEFRAAGECAIRERFERAQAEGDLPPDVSPADLARYIATVVRGMAVQASSGASREELEAVIVLALRAWPQAIDNGQRTMDN; from the coding sequence ATGGCCCGTCCCCGTGAATTTGATTGCCAGCGTGCCCTTGACGCGGCCCTCCGTGTCTTCTGGGAGAAGGGCTACGAAGGGGCGACACTGGACGATCTGACCACCGCCATGGGCATCAACCGTCCCAGCCTCTACGGGGCTTTCGGCAACAAAGAACAACTTTTCCGGCTGGTGCTGGAGCGCTACGCAAACGGTCCCGCAGCCTATGTGGTTGCGGCGCTTGCGGCGCCCACGGCACGGGCCTGTGCGGAGGCAATACTCCGGGGTGCTGCAGAACTGGGGACTTGTCCCCAGAATCCCGGCGGCTGCCTGGCCGTGCATGCGGCGCTCGCCACGGGCGAGGATGCTGAGACCATCCGCAAGGCGCTGGTGGAGTTTCGTGCCGCCGGAGAATGCGCCATTCGCGAACGCTTCGAGCGGGCTCAAGCTGAAGGGGACCTGCCTCCCGATGTCAGCCCTGCGGACTTGGCGCGCTATATCGCCACCGTGGTCCGGGGGATGGCGGTACAGGCCAGCAGCGGAGCGAGCCGTGAAGAATTGGAGGCGGTGATTGTGCTGGCGCTAAGGGCCTGGCCCCAAGCAATTGACAATGGACAACGTACAATGGACAATTGA
- a CDS encoding glucose 1-dehydrogenase, with amino-acid sequence MKKLEGKVAVVTGASKGIGAEIARQLAAEGASVVVNYASSKEGADRVVQTIEAAGGRAVAVKADVSNQVDIAQLLAETKTAFGRLDILVNNAGIFKFAPLGDITAEHFHDQFNLNVLGLLLTTQEAVKHFGPEGGCIINTSSVVSTYAPPFAAVYSATKAAVDAITKSLAKELGPRNIRVNAINPGMVETEGTHTAGITGSDQETAMAAQTPLGRTGQPDDIAPAVVFFASQDAKWITGETLYISGGFR; translated from the coding sequence ATGAAAAAACTTGAAGGTAAGGTTGCCGTTGTCACGGGCGCATCCAAGGGCATCGGCGCGGAAATAGCCCGGCAACTCGCGGCTGAGGGCGCATCCGTCGTCGTCAACTATGCCTCCAGCAAGGAAGGCGCGGACCGCGTCGTCCAGACCATCGAGGCCGCTGGCGGCAGGGCCGTCGCCGTAAAGGCCGACGTGTCCAACCAGGTCGACATCGCGCAACTCCTTGCCGAGACAAAGACTGCTTTTGGCCGACTGGATATCCTCGTAAACAATGCGGGCATTTTCAAGTTCGCGCCCCTCGGCGATATCACGGCGGAGCATTTCCACGACCAGTTCAACCTCAACGTACTCGGCCTGCTCCTCACAACCCAGGAAGCAGTGAAGCATTTCGGCCCCGAAGGCGGATGCATCATCAACACCAGCTCGGTCGTCAGCACCTACGCGCCGCCCTTTGCCGCGGTCTACAGCGCGACCAAAGCAGCCGTTGATGCCATTACGAAATCCCTGGCCAAGGAACTTGGCCCGCGCAATATACGGGTGAACGCGATCAACCCGGGCATGGTGGAGACCGAAGGCACCCACACTGCCGGTATCACGGGCAGCGATCAGGAAACGGCCATGGCTGCCCAGACCCCCCTGGGGCGCACCGGCCAGCCCGATGACATCGCCCCCGCCGTAGTCTTCTTCGCATCGCAGGACGCCAAGTGGATCACAGGAGAGACGCTCTACATTTCAGGCGGATTTCGGTAG
- a CDS encoding 3-oxoacyl-ACP reductase FabG → MPNSLSGKVALVTGGSRGIGTAIAHALADRGADVAISYSASADKAQAVAAELGAKGVRAHAFQADQADQTQVENLVKAVTDHFGRLDILVNNAGVFTPGMIGAPDTDVAGLDRQLAINYSAVVTAIRAAALVMGEGGRIITIGSGLADRVAFPGIADYSATKAAVVGYTRGAARDLGPKGITVNVVQPGSTATDMNPEDGPGSEGQKALIALGRYGQPGEVAAAVAFLASPEASYITGTVITVDGGFTA, encoded by the coding sequence ATGCCCAATTCACTCAGCGGAAAAGTTGCCCTGGTCACCGGTGGATCACGCGGGATCGGCACGGCCATCGCCCACGCCCTTGCGGATCGCGGCGCGGATGTCGCCATCAGTTATTCGGCATCCGCCGACAAGGCCCAGGCCGTCGCGGCGGAGCTGGGTGCCAAGGGCGTCCGGGCCCATGCCTTCCAGGCCGACCAGGCCGATCAGACCCAGGTTGAAAATCTGGTAAAAGCGGTGACCGACCACTTTGGCCGCCTCGACATACTCGTCAACAACGCGGGCGTGTTCACACCCGGCATGATCGGCGCACCCGATACCGACGTGGCGGGTCTCGACCGCCAGCTCGCCATCAACTACAGCGCTGTGGTCACGGCCATCCGCGCCGCCGCGCTGGTCATGGGCGAAGGTGGACGCATCATCACCATTGGGTCGGGTCTGGCGGATCGCGTGGCCTTTCCCGGAATCGCCGACTACTCCGCGACGAAAGCCGCCGTAGTGGGCTATACGCGCGGCGCGGCGCGCGACCTGGGCCCGAAGGGCATCACGGTCAACGTGGTGCAACCCGGATCCACCGCCACGGACATGAACCCGGAAGATGGCCCCGGCTCCGAAGGGCAGAAAGCGCTCATCGCCCTCGGTCGATATGGCCAGCCTGGGGAAGTCGCGGCGGCAGTGGCCTTCCTCGCGAGTCCCGAGGCCTCGTACATCACCGGAACGGTCATCACGGTTGATGGCGGATTTACAGCGTAG
- the wrbA gene encoding NAD(P)H:quinone oxidoreductase: MPKILVLYYSMYGHIETMAGAIAEGARSVDGVEVTIKRVPETLSEESAKRNGVKLDQAAEIASPGELGDYDAIIFGTPTRFGNMAAQMRNFLDQTGGLWVKGGLVGKVGSVFTSTGTGGGNESTIISFVTTLMHHGMVYVGLPYACPELADISEVKGGSPWGAATIAGADGSRQPSEKELAQARFQGKHVAGIALKMSK; the protein is encoded by the coding sequence ATGCCAAAGATCCTCGTTCTCTATTACTCCATGTACGGCCACATCGAAACCATGGCGGGCGCCATCGCCGAAGGCGCGCGCTCCGTGGACGGTGTCGAAGTCACCATCAAGCGCGTGCCCGAAACCCTCTCCGAGGAATCAGCGAAGCGTAATGGTGTGAAACTCGATCAGGCCGCCGAGATCGCAAGCCCCGGCGAACTGGGCGACTACGACGCCATCATCTTTGGCACACCGACGCGTTTCGGTAACATGGCCGCGCAAATGCGCAATTTCCTGGACCAAACCGGCGGGCTGTGGGTCAAGGGCGGGTTGGTCGGCAAGGTCGGCAGCGTCTTCACGAGCACCGGCACGGGTGGCGGCAACGAGTCCACGATCATCAGCTTCGTCACGACCCTGATGCACCACGGCATGGTCTACGTCGGCCTGCCCTATGCCTGTCCCGAGCTTGCCGACATCAGCGAAGTGAAGGGCGGCAGCCCCTGGGGCGCGGCGACCATAGCCGGCGCCGACGGCTCGCGCCAGCCCAGCGAGAAGGAACTTGCTCAGGCCCGATTCCAAGGCAAGCACGTCGCGGGGATCGCGTTGAAGATGAGCAAGTAA